The genomic DNA GTGAAAGCTATGGCAAGTCCTGATTCTGCAATTTGAAGGCATACGTCGGCCTGGGAGCTTTCGCCGATTATAATCGGATTTGTATCGGGAACGGATAAGGATTTCTTAAGCACGGGATATATGTTGGACTTTTTTGACACCATCATTATCATTTCCCTGTCGAGATCCTGCGCGGTAATGTACGTTCTTTCCGAAAGGTGATGTTTTTTGCTCATGATTGCCAATATATCGCTTTGGGAAACAAGATCGAAATTGATTAAATCATGATCGCCCTTAGTATAATTTCCAGTTACAAAGGCACAGTCGAGTTCATTATCCTGAAGCTCATCCAAAAGCACGGAACTCCCGTTTATATAAACTTTAATTTTTACCAGCGGATACCTTTTATTGAACTCATTCATACATTTATCTATGTTGGCATATCCGAAAGTCCACAACAGCCCAACCCTGATCTTGCCGGAGTTGGGAGAGCAATAATTCCCAAGTGCAACTTGAAGTTTATCTATATCGGATAGAATCCTTTCAGC from Clostridiales bacterium includes the following:
- a CDS encoding LysR family transcriptional regulator; the encoded protein is MNINQLKYVIKLADTKNFTKAAEELYISQPTLSQQVKLLEKEFGVMLFIRNRKKEVTLTEAGNDFVYYAERILSDIDKLQVALGNYCSPNSGKIRVGLLWTFGYANIDKCMNEFNKRYPLVKIKVYINGSSVLLDELQDNELDCAFVTGNYTKGDHDLINFDLVSQSDILAIMSKKHHLSERTYITAQDLDREMIMMVSKKSNIYPVLKKSLSVPDTNPIIIGESSQADVCLQIAESGLAIAFTSAQVMEYANGRDIKGVPFKPTIKRNIYLATMADSYKNNIISMFREFVINYSHNLKK